In a genomic window of Pseudomonadota bacterium:
- a CDS encoding PAS domain-containing protein, protein MALPSVRWPFETQVVKEAHDYWLSKHVDNRLPSRSDIEPQEIPHLLSCLFLVDVAREPVSFRYRLVGTEIRRWANREFTGTAVNEKEYGPGWQSVFNAYLSAVHTRMPH, encoded by the coding sequence GTGGCGCTGCCGAGTGTCCGGTGGCCATTCGAGACGCAGGTCGTCAAAGAGGCGCATGACTATTGGCTAAGCAAGCACGTCGATAACCGCCTGCCGAGCCGCTCGGACATCGAGCCGCAAGAGATACCGCATCTTCTCTCATGCCTATTTCTGGTAGACGTCGCGAGGGAGCCGGTCAGCTTCCGATACCGGCTCGTCGGCACGGAGATTCGCCGATGGGCCAATAGGGAATTCACCGGCACCGCCGTCAATGAGAAGGAATACGGCCCGGGCTGGCAGAGCGTTTTCAACGCCTACCTGAGCGCCGTCCACACCCGCATGCCGCACTAG
- a CDS encoding winged helix-turn-helix domain-containing protein, producing MVRVAETRATIAFGRLAVLPHRRELRIDDCPIELGSRAFDVLMALIDARGSVVSKDALMDRVWPGRIVEENSLQSQISMLRKAFGTERGLIRTVAGRGYQFIGEPSAREAAVDAPKVPAAATGTTAPIRPPTNLSEPLSELIGRESELAEVAALLGDNRLVTLTGAGGIGKTRIALAAARVLLPTFPDGVWVAELGPLSDPDFVATTVANALNLKLDAEATTAEHIAEAVSSKRVMLVLDNCEHVIVPAARMAEALMRANSAIRVVATSREPLRAEGERIYNLPPLSVPAVGAEDPEEVLRTGAVRLFLARMLAQERYFVRDERLTRGMATICRRLDGIPLAIELAAARASTLGIEGLAARLDDRFSLLTGGRRTALPRHQMLRATLDWSYELLSEPERAVLRRLAAFAGGFSLEGAVALAVGGPISASDVVDTLADLVAKSLVGAEVDRSALPYRLLETTRAYALEKLSESGEFAKVARRRAEFLRDLLLRAEIELETRSAADWVNAYGRSIDDVRLALDWAFSPAGDANLGVDLTVASVPLWVQRESMDECRRCVERALGSLEAGSTDASLRAMKLNSALGLSLTFAKGHVHRAGDAWTAALEIAERLGDAEYQLRALWGLWAYRLSVGECRAALGLARRFGRIAMCNADGVNQAIGDRMMGFSLYYLGDHAAAQWHMERMLAGYPARSGPSHINRFHYDQRSTAKAILARILWLQGFADQSMVAARSAVEDAGSIDHAISHCYVLAAAMCPLAILVGDLASAERAVAMLHDVAADRMLGVWPTWGRCWNAVMLMQRGDTASGLRALEASLPQLRETRFALSCTAFLGAMAEGLGNTGKAAQGLALVDEALERSQRNEELWYVAELLRLKGELVLAEDDGKHSAAAEEHFLQALDWASRQGALSWELRAAMSLAKLRCKQAKPKEALALLAGVYGRFKEGFQTADLRAAKALVEALS from the coding sequence ATGGTTCGGGTAGCGGAGACGCGCGCGACGATCGCGTTCGGACGCTTGGCGGTCCTGCCCCATCGACGCGAGCTTCGCATCGACGATTGTCCGATCGAGCTCGGCAGCCGCGCGTTCGATGTGCTGATGGCGCTCATCGATGCTCGGGGCTCGGTGGTCAGCAAAGATGCGTTGATGGATCGAGTTTGGCCGGGCAGAATCGTCGAAGAGAATAGTCTTCAGTCGCAGATCTCCATGCTGCGCAAGGCATTCGGCACGGAGCGCGGCCTCATCCGCACGGTGGCGGGACGCGGCTACCAATTCATCGGCGAGCCGAGCGCGCGCGAAGCGGCTGTGGACGCGCCGAAGGTTCCAGCAGCGGCAACCGGCACCACCGCGCCGATACGCCCGCCGACCAATCTTTCCGAGCCCCTGTCCGAACTGATCGGACGCGAAAGCGAGCTTGCGGAGGTTGCCGCACTGCTCGGGGACAACCGGCTGGTTACGCTGACCGGGGCGGGCGGCATCGGCAAGACGCGCATCGCACTTGCCGCAGCCAGAGTTTTGCTGCCGACGTTTCCCGACGGAGTTTGGGTGGCGGAGCTCGGGCCGCTGTCGGATCCGGATTTTGTCGCGACGACCGTGGCAAACGCGCTCAATCTGAAGCTTGATGCCGAAGCGACGACCGCCGAGCACATCGCTGAGGCAGTGAGCTCGAAGCGCGTCATGCTGGTGCTCGACAATTGCGAGCACGTCATCGTGCCGGCGGCAAGGATGGCCGAGGCGCTCATGCGCGCAAATTCAGCCATCCGCGTGGTCGCCACGAGCCGCGAGCCGCTGCGAGCCGAGGGCGAGCGCATCTATAATTTACCACCGCTCAGCGTGCCGGCTGTCGGAGCCGAAGATCCGGAAGAGGTGCTCAGAACCGGGGCGGTCAGGCTGTTTCTGGCGCGAATGCTGGCGCAGGAGCGGTACTTTGTCCGAGACGAGCGTCTGACCCGGGGCATGGCGACGATTTGCCGGCGGTTGGACGGCATTCCGCTTGCGATCGAGCTGGCCGCGGCGCGTGCATCGACGCTCGGCATAGAAGGTCTAGCGGCAAGGCTCGACGACCGGTTCAGCCTCCTGACCGGCGGCCGTCGCACGGCATTGCCGCGCCATCAGATGCTGAGGGCGACGCTGGACTGGAGCTACGAGTTGCTTTCCGAGCCGGAGCGCGCGGTTTTGCGGCGCCTCGCGGCGTTCGCCGGCGGATTTTCGCTGGAGGGTGCGGTTGCGCTGGCGGTCGGAGGGCCTATCTCTGCGTCCGATGTCGTGGACACGCTCGCAGACTTGGTTGCGAAATCGCTCGTCGGCGCAGAGGTCGATCGCTCGGCTCTCCCTTACCGCCTACTGGAGACCACGCGGGCCTATGCCTTGGAAAAACTCTCCGAGAGCGGCGAATTCGCAAAGGTCGCCCGCCGCCGCGCCGAGTTCCTCCGCGATCTCTTGCTTCGTGCCGAGATTGAATTGGAGACCCGCTCCGCGGCCGACTGGGTGAATGCTTATGGCCGAAGCATCGACGACGTCCGGCTGGCTCTGGACTGGGCATTCTCCCCGGCCGGGGACGCCAATCTAGGCGTCGATCTCACCGTCGCCTCGGTGCCGCTCTGGGTGCAACGGGAGTCGATGGACGAGTGCCGCCGCTGCGTCGAACGGGCGCTGGGCAGCCTCGAAGCGGGATCGACGGACGCGAGCCTGAGGGCGATGAAGCTCAATTCGGCTTTGGGATTGTCGCTGACCTTTGCCAAGGGGCATGTACACAGGGCCGGCGATGCCTGGACCGCCGCGCTTGAAATTGCCGAAAGGCTCGGAGACGCAGAGTATCAATTGCGGGCGCTCTGGGGGCTCTGGGCTTATCGGCTCAGCGTCGGTGAATGCCGGGCCGCGCTCGGGCTGGCGCGGCGGTTCGGTCGGATTGCGATGTGCAACGCCGATGGCGTCAACCAGGCCATCGGCGATCGCATGATGGGTTTCTCGCTCTACTACCTCGGGGACCATGCTGCCGCCCAATGGCATATGGAGCGGATGCTGGCGGGATATCCAGCCCGCTCCGGCCCCTCTCACATCAACCGCTTTCACTATGATCAGAGGTCGACGGCAAAGGCTATTCTGGCGCGGATTCTCTGGCTTCAGGGATTCGCGGACCAATCCATGGTCGCGGCTCGATCGGCCGTAGAAGACGCGGGATCGATCGATCATGCGATATCGCACTGCTACGTGCTGGCGGCGGCGATGTGTCCGCTTGCGATCTTGGTGGGCGATCTGGCGTCGGCGGAACGTGCCGTGGCGATGCTGCACGATGTCGCAGCCGACCGCATGCTCGGTGTCTGGCCGACCTGGGGCCGCTGTTGGAACGCGGTCATGCTCATGCAACGCGGCGACACGGCCTCCGGGTTGCGCGCCCTCGAGGCCTCGCTCCCGCAGCTCCGCGAGACGCGATTTGCGCTCTCATGCACGGCGTTTCTCGGTGCGATGGCAGAAGGTTTGGGGAACACCGGCAAAGCGGCGCAGGGTCTAGCGCTCGTCGACGAGGCGTTGGAACGCTCCCAACGCAATGAAGAGCTCTGGTATGTCGCCGAATTGCTACGCCTCAAAGGCGAGCTGGTGCTGGCTGAAGACGACGGGAAGCACAGTGCCGCGGCTGAGGAGCATTTCCTCCAAGCCCTCGACTGGGCAAGCCGGCAAGGCGCGCTCTCCTGGGAGCTTCGCGCCGCCATGAGCCTCGCCAAATTGCGGTGCAAGCAAGCCAAGCCCAAGGAGGCGCTGGCGCTTCTTGCGGGAGTCTATGGTCGCTTCAAGGAAGGCTTCCAAACGGCGGATCTCCGGGCCGCGAAGGCGCTGGTCGAGGCGCTGAGCTAG
- a CDS encoding DHA2 family efflux MFS transporter permease subunit, with protein sequence MGNGNDPVRRRQRGGNPGLLPGDRVRQHGLIPWHWLRPGAGCGRRPRGCCGRARRLSNCPIIAASRVKREARRWNGVTVSLQPGLRYSPRGRFGRESGVRRDRVGAVIRAIGLAQRTSRRTLITICVMLATVMQALDTTIANVALPHMQGSLSATQDQISWVLTSYIVAAAIATPSTGFVAARLGRKRLFVISVSGFVVASMLCGIATSLTELVVFRLLQGVFGAALVPLSQALMFDTYPKERHGWAMAVWGMGTMVAPILGPTLGGYLTEYYDWRWIFYINLPFGLLALIGILAFVPDTPIDRARSLDALGFALLSLAIGAFQMLLDRGELKDWFGSTEIVIEAVIAALCLYLFIVHALTTNRPFFDPRIFGDRTFVTGLVLVFIVASVMMSTMALLPPFLQTLMGYPVMTAGIIMAPRGIGTLCAMISVSRLIGRFDPRLIMLFGFSMAAYALWRYTGFTPEVSVSTISWTGFLQGFGMGFLFVPLSTMTFATLPQQHRTEAAGLYALVRNTGGSIGISVVTAFLAHNQQVNHAALAERATPYSPAFRVPLLPDAWSLETAEGLARLNEEIDRQAQTIAYLEDFRMIMTVAIFAIPCLLLLRRPPRPGRPAETQRAAADD encoded by the coding sequence ATGGGGAATGGGAACGATCCAGTCCGCCGGCGCCAGCGTGGCGGCAATCCAGGCCTGCTTCCCGGAGATCGCGTGCGTCAGCATGGGCTCATTCCCTGGCATTGGCTCCGTCCCGGCGCCGGATGCGGCCGGCGACCCCGCGGATGTTGCGGGCGGGCGAGACGGCTCTCGAATTGCCCGATCATAGCCGCTTCCCGCGTCAAGCGAGAAGCAAGGCGCTGGAACGGCGTGACCGTTTCATTGCAACCGGGCCTGCGATACAGTCCGAGAGGCCGATTTGGACGAGAATCCGGAGTTCGACGTGATCGAGTGGGAGCGGTGATCCGCGCTATCGGCCTCGCCCAGCGCACGTCCAGGCGCACCCTCATCACTATCTGCGTGATGCTGGCCACCGTCATGCAGGCGCTGGACACCACCATCGCCAATGTGGCCCTGCCGCATATGCAAGGCAGCCTGTCGGCGACCCAGGACCAGATCTCCTGGGTCTTGACCTCCTATATCGTGGCCGCCGCCATCGCCACGCCCAGCACCGGGTTCGTCGCCGCGCGGCTCGGCCGCAAACGGCTGTTCGTGATCTCCGTCAGCGGCTTCGTCGTCGCCTCCATGCTGTGCGGCATCGCCACCTCGCTCACCGAGCTCGTGGTCTTTCGGCTGCTGCAAGGCGTGTTCGGCGCCGCCTTGGTGCCGCTGTCCCAGGCCCTCATGTTCGACACCTATCCCAAGGAGCGTCATGGCTGGGCGATGGCGGTCTGGGGCATGGGGACGATGGTGGCGCCGATACTGGGCCCCACGCTCGGCGGCTATCTGACCGAGTATTACGATTGGCGCTGGATCTTCTACATCAACCTGCCCTTCGGCCTGCTGGCGCTCATCGGCATCCTCGCCTTCGTGCCGGATACGCCGATCGACCGCGCCAGGTCCCTCGATGCGCTGGGCTTCGCCTTGCTCAGCCTCGCCATCGGCGCCTTTCAGATGCTGCTCGACCGCGGCGAACTCAAGGATTGGTTCGGCTCGACCGAAATCGTGATCGAGGCGGTGATCGCCGCCCTCTGCCTCTATCTCTTCATCGTGCACGCGCTCACCACCAATCGGCCGTTCTTCGACCCCAGGATCTTCGGCGACCGCACCTTCGTAACCGGCCTCGTCCTGGTGTTCATCGTCGCCTCGGTGATGATGTCGACGATGGCGCTCCTGCCGCCGTTCCTGCAGACCTTGATGGGCTACCCGGTGATGACCGCCGGCATCATCATGGCGCCGCGCGGGATCGGCACGTTGTGCGCCATGATCAGCGTCAGCCGCCTCATCGGGCGGTTCGATCCGCGGCTGATCATGTTGTTCGGATTCAGCATGGCGGCCTATGCGCTGTGGCGCTACACCGGCTTCACGCCGGAGGTCTCGGTCTCGACCATCTCATGGACCGGGTTTCTGCAGGGCTTCGGCATGGGGTTCCTGTTCGTGCCGCTCTCGACCATGACCTTCGCCACCTTGCCGCAGCAGCATCGCACCGAGGCCGCCGGCCTCTACGCCTTGGTGCGCAACACCGGGGGCAGCATCGGCATCTCGGTGGTGACCGCCTTCTTGGCGCACAACCAGCAAGTCAACCATGCAGCGCTGGCCGAGCGGGCGACACCCTACAGCCCCGCCTTTCGGGTCCCGTTGCTGCCCGACGCCTGGAGCCTGGAGACCGCCGAAGGTCTGGCCAGGCTCAACGAGGAAATCGATCGTCAGGCGCAGACGATCGCCTATCTCGAGGACTTCCGCATGATCATGACGGTGGCGATCTTCGCCATCCCCTGCCTGTTGCTGCTGCGTCGACCGCCGCGGCCGGGGCGGCCGGCGGAGACGCAACGCGCCGCGGCGGACGACTGA
- a CDS encoding TauD/TfdA family dioxygenase, translating into MLTHAISGKQAWIAATLAPADWIVPIPHDCQAELVRALAEIRAHPLPMLLLTPDEFRLDACRLLMRRVRALLDDGAMFAVVDRLPVEEMSLEESTSLYWLLSSLLARPVAQKLDGTMTYLVSDTGATLKPGSGIRPTVTNVELNFHNDNSYNETPPEIVALLCHSQAKEGGQSRVVSVYSVHNRLLETAPGLLPRLYRPFWYDRHREFFEGEANTFAAPIFAHDARLTARLALLEIRGGYQLRGEAMDGETKAALDAVESVLAQPDLPVTLRFVPGQIQYVNNRSTGHSRTAFLDGELPGEKRLLVRLWLRNAGRRSYRG; encoded by the coding sequence ATGCTGACGCACGCGATCTCCGGGAAGCAGGCCTGGATTGCCGCCACGCTGGCGCCGGCGGACTGGATCGTTCCCATTCCCCATGACTGCCAGGCGGAGCTGGTGCGTGCCTTGGCCGAGATCCGGGCGCATCCCCTACCCATGCTGCTGCTGACGCCCGATGAGTTCCGGCTGGACGCATGCCGCTTGCTCATGCGGCGCGTGCGGGCGCTGCTCGATGACGGCGCCATGTTCGCCGTCGTCGACCGGCTGCCGGTAGAGGAGATGAGCCTCGAGGAGTCGACTTCGCTCTACTGGCTTCTCTCATCCCTGCTGGCGCGCCCGGTCGCGCAGAAGCTGGACGGCACCATGACCTATCTCGTCAGCGACACCGGCGCCACACTCAAGCCCGGCTCCGGCATCCGGCCGACCGTGACCAACGTCGAGCTCAACTTCCACAACGACAATTCCTACAACGAAACTCCGCCGGAGATCGTCGCCTTGCTCTGCCACAGCCAGGCCAAGGAAGGCGGACAGAGCCGCGTGGTCAGCGTCTACTCGGTCCACAACCGGCTGCTGGAGACGGCGCCCGGGCTGCTGCCGCGGCTGTACCGTCCGTTCTGGTACGACCGGCATCGGGAATTCTTCGAGGGCGAGGCGAATACCTTCGCCGCTCCGATCTTCGCCCATGACGCCCGCCTGACGGCGCGTCTCGCCTTGCTCGAGATCCGCGGCGGCTATCAGCTGCGCGGGGAGGCGATGGACGGCGAGACCAAGGCGGCCCTGGACGCGGTCGAATCCGTGCTCGCCCAACCCGATCTGCCGGTGACCCTCCGCTTCGTGCCCGGACAGATCCAATACGTGAACAACCGCTCGACCGGGCATAGCCGCACCGCCTTCCTCGATGGTGAGCTGCCGGGCGAGAAGCGGCTCCTGGTGAGGCTGTGGCTCAGG